The following nucleotide sequence is from Achromobacter spanius.
TCTGTCGCCAGTCGACAAGCCCAGACGATTCCGCACATCGACCGGAATGGTGATCTGGCCTTTGGAAGTCACGGTGGCGGAAGTCATTGGCTAGCTCCTTGGAAGTGTGCCTTACCATAATGTAAGGAATGCGCTTGCGCAAGGCCGCGCCATCGGATTGCAGCAACCCTACTGCGCCCCGTCACCCCCGCCGCGCGTAGCACCCCAGGAACATCTCCACCGCCGAATCCGCCACGCGCTTACGCTCGGCGGCGCTCAAGGGCGGCTGCCCCAGCGTGACTTGCGGCCAAAAAGCAAAGCTCTTGACCAGCCCCTGCAACTGGTGGCCGGCGAACTCGGGGTCCACATCCATTAGCCGCCCGTCCTGGATGGCCGCGCGTATCCAGGCCGTTTCGCCGCCCTCTTTTTCGCCCATGCGGCACACAATGGCCTGGGCGCGTTCGGGGGAATGGATGATTTCGGCCATGGCCACGCGCGCCAGGTCGATGAAGTTCGGGTCCGCCAGCAGGTCCAACTTTTGCATCAGCAACTGCCGCAACTGCTGATCCAGCGCGACGTCGGGGCGATAAGCCAGCGCAACGCTGGCCGCGCTGCTGGCCCATAGCTCTTCAAGAATCAGCGAGAACAGCGTTTCCTTGCTGGGGAAATGGTTGTAGACCGTGCGCTTGGAGACGCCCGCCACGGCGGCAATGCGATCCATGCTGGTGGCATCAAATCCGGCCGACCGGAATTCTTCCACCGCCGCGCGCACGATGGCCTGGCGTTTGCGGTCGGTCAGGCGGATCGGGGGGGTGGGCATGAAGGGGGCTCGTTGTCAGGTGGGTGGCGCACGCGGGCGAGGTGCGCACGTCGCAACAGGCAGGTGCCGATACACGGATTTCGGGGATGAGAAATTTTACACCGCTCAGTGTACTTTTCAGAAAATCAAAACTACACTGCGCAGTGTAATTTTTGCGGCCCGTGAAGCATCAGCCGCACCGCCCTTGCCCCTTCCCGCTTGGAACCCTAGCCGTGACCGCCCTCACCTCTTGCCCCGCCGCCCAACCCAGCTATCCGCAGTCACCCCAACACCACAAAGGCCGTTTCCGCAACCCGCTGCCGCGCCCCTCGCTGGGCTTCTGGCAAGGCGTGAAGCTCATGTGGACGTTCTTCTTCGCCAAGCCCCGTGGCACGGTCCCCGAGCAAACGATTCCCGTGCGCCCCCTCACCTTGGCCGACCTGCAAGCCGCGCCCGAGCGCAGCCTGTACCGCCTGGGCCATTCGACCATCCTGATGAAACTGCGTGGCCGCTACTGGCTGACCGACCCGGTTTTCTCCAAGCGCGCCTCGCCCGTGCAATGGGCCGGCCCGGCGCGCTTTCACGCGCCCCCTATTTACATCGAAGACCTGCCGCCCATTGCCGGCGTGATCCTGTCGCACAACCACTACGACCACCTGGACCGCGCCGCCATCGACAAGCTGGCCGCCAAGACCGCCCGCTTCATCACCCCCTTGGGCGTGGGCGACCAGCTCATCGCCTGGGGCGTCGACCCCGCCCGCGTCGAACAACTGGACTGGTGGCAATCCACCGACGTCGACGGGCTACGCCTGACCGCCACGCCGGCCCAACACTTTTCAGGACGCGGCTTGACCGACACGGACCGCAGCCTATGGGCCTCGTGGGTCATCCAGGACGCCGACCTGCGCGTCTTCTTCAGCGGCGACAGCGGTTACTTCGACGGCTTCAAGGCCATCGGTAACGCCTACGGCCCCTTCGACCTGACGCTGATGGAAACCGGCGCCTACGACAAGCGCTGGGCCTTCGTGCACATGCAGCCCGAAGAAACCCTGCAAGCCCACCTGGACCTGCGCGGCCGCTGGCTGCTGCCGATTCATAACGGCACGTTCGACCTGGCACTGCATGCGTGGGAAGACCCGTTTGAACGGATCGCGGCGCTGGCGTCGTCCAAAGGGGTGGCACTGACGACGCCCGTGATGGGGGAACGGGTGGCGATGGAAGCCCCCGGGGCCGGCACCCCGTGGTGGCGAATTGGGGAGGCCGCCTCTTGATCGCTCCAGTACAATCCCGCGTTTGGCGACGTTGTGATCGCCCACCTTCTGGACCGAAGCATGTTGCGACTGACCGAAATCAAGCTGCCGTTGAACCACACGCCCGAAGAATTGCCCGCCGCGATTCTTAAGAAACTGGGCATTCCGGCTAGCGACCTGCACGGCTTCACCATCTTTCTGCGCAGCTACGATGCGCGCAAAAAGCACAATATCCTGCTGACCTACACGCTGGATATCGACGTGGAAAACGAAGCGGCGCTGCTTGCCCGCTTTCATGACGACCGTCATGTGAAGCCCACGCCCGACACCGAATACAAATTCGTCGCCCAGGCGCCCGCCACGTTGGCCAAGCGCCCCATCGTCATCGGCACCGGCCCCTGTGGCCTGTTCGCCGGCCTGGTGCTGGCGCAGATGGGCTTCAAGCCCATCATCCTGGAACGCGGCAAGGCCGTGCGGGAACGCACCAAGGACACCTGGGGCCTGTGGCGCAAGCGCATCCTGAACCCCGAGTCGAACGTGCAGTTTGGCGAAGGCGGCGCGGGCACGTTCTCGGACGGCAAGCTGTACAGCCAGATCAAAGACCCCAAGCACTATGGCGAAAAGGTCCTGAAGGAATTCGTGCTGGCCGGCGCGCCGGAAGAAATCCTGTATGTCAGCAAGCCGCACATCGGCACGTTCCGCCTGGTGGGCATGGTCGAAGTCATGCGCGACACCATCACCAAGCTGGGCGGCGAAGTGCGCTTTTCCAGCAAGGTGGAAACGCTGCAACGCGAAAACGGCCAGGTCACCGGCGTTACGCTGGCCAGCGGTGAACACATCGAGGCCGATCACGTGGTGCTGGCCATCGGCCACAGCGCGCGCGATACCTTCCAGATGCTGCATGACCAGGGCGTGTACATGGAAGCCAAGCCGTTTTCGATCGGCTTCCGTATCGAACACCCGCAATCCCTGATCGACAAGGCACGCTTCGGCCCCAGCGCCGGCCACCCCATCCTGGGCGCCGCCGACTACAAGCTGGTGCATCACGCCAGCAATGGGCGTTCGGTGTACAGCTTCTGCATGTGCCCGGGCGGCACCGTCGTGGCCGCCACGTCGGAACCCAACCGCGTCGTCACCAACGGCATGAGCCAGTATTCCCGCAACGAACGCAATGCCAACGCGGGCATCGTGGTGGGGATTTCACCCGAGCAAGACTACCCGGAACACGTGCTGGCCGGCGTGGACTTCCAGCGCAAATGGGAATCGCAGGCCTTCGTGCTGGGCGGCGAAACGTACAGCGCGCCCGGCCAGTTGGTGGGCGACTTCATCGCGGGCAAGGCGTCGACGGAATTCGGTTCCGTGCTGCCGTCCTACACGCCGGGCGTGCACCTGACCGACCTGGCGACCGCGCTGCCCGACTTCGCCATCACGGCCATTCGCGAAGCGCTGCCCGCCTTCGACAAGACCATCAAGGGCTTCGGCATGCACGACGCCGTGCTGACTGGCGTGGAAACGCGCACGTCGTCGCCCGTGCGGATCAAGCGCGACAACGACACGCTGCAAAGCCTGAATACCAAGGGCCTGTTCCCGGCCGGCGAAGGTGCCGGTTATGCGGGCGGGATTCTGTCGGCGGGCGTGGACGGCATCAAGATTGCCGAGGCCGTGGCGTTGAGCATCATGGGCCGCCAAGGCTGACGTCGAATAGATAACAGCCCCCCTGATATAGCCCCCCCCGAACGACAAAAGCCCCGCACGACAAAGGGCGCCAGACGGCAAGCATTACCTTGCCGCCTGGCGCCCTTTTTTCACCCTGAACCGGGGCGAGCAGCCCCAGCGCCCCCCTTAGAACGACATTTCAGGCGAGGGCGCGGCGGGCGCCTTGGACTCCTCCGGCAGTTGCGCCACGGTGGCGTCCGTGGTGAGGATCAGGCCGGCGATGGACGCCGCGTTCTGCAACGCGGTGCGCGTCACCTTGGTGGGGTCGATCACGCCCAGTTCCACCAGGTCGCCGTAGTTGCCGGTGGCCGCGTCGTAGCCATGGTTGCCCTTGCCTTCCAGCACCTTCGCCACAATCACCGAAGGCTCGTCGCCCGCGTTGGTGACGATGGCGCGCAACGGCGCCTCCAGCGCGCGCAACACGATGCGGATGCCTGCGTCCTGATCGGCGTTGGCGCCTTTCAGGCCGTGGATGGCCGTGCGCGCCCGCAACAACGCCACGCCGCCCCCGGGCACAATGCCCTCTTCCACGGCGGCACGCGTGGCGTGCAGCGCGTCGTCCACGCGGTCCTTCTTCTCTTTCATCTCGACCTCGGTGGCGGCGCCCACCTTGATCACGGCAACCCCGCCGGCCAGCTTCGCCACGCGTTCCTGCAGCTTTTCGCGGTCGTAGTCGCTGGTGGCTTCGTCCACCTGCTTGCGCAGCACCGCCACGCGCGCTTCGATATCCGCCTGCTTGCCCGCGCCGCCGATAATGACGGACGCTTCCTTGCGCACTTCCACGCGCTGCGCGCCGCCCAGCTGTTCCAGCGTGGTCTTTTCCAACTGCATGCCGGTCTCGTCCGAGATCACGGTCGCGCCCGTCAGGATGGCGATATCTTCCAGCATCGCGCGGCGGCGGTCGCCAAAGCCGGGGGCCTTTACCGCCACCACTTTGAGCACGCCGCGAATCGAGTTCACGACCAAGGTGGCCAGCGCTTCGCCGTCCACATCCTCGGCCACGATCATCAAGGGCTTGCCCGCCTTGGCGGCAATTTCCAGCACCGGCAACAGATCGCGGATGTTCGAGATCTTCTTGTCATGCAGCAGCACCAGCGGCTCGTCCAGTTGCGCCACCTGCTTCTCGGGGTCGGTCACGAAATACGGGCTAAGGTAGCCGCGGTCAAACTGCATGCCTTCGACCACATCCAGCTCGTTGTCCAAGGACTTGCCGTCTTCCACCGTGATGACGCCTTCGCGGCCGACCTTGTCCATGGCCTGGGCAATGATCTGGCCGATGGTCTCGTCGGAATTGGCCGACAAAGACGCCACCTGCGCAATTTCCTTGCTGGTCGAGATGGGCTTGGAAAGCGTTTTCAGATTTTCCACCACGGCCTGCACGGCCTGGTCCACGCCGCGCTTCAGGTCCATGGGGTTCATGCCCGAGGCCACGTACTTCATGCCCTCTTGCACGATGGCCTGCGCCAGCACGGTGGCAGTGGTGGTGCCATCGCCCGCCACGCCGGCCGTCTTCGACGCTACCTGCTTGACGATCTGGGCGCCCATGTTCTCGAACTTGTCCTTCAGTTCGATTTCCTTGGCGACCGACACGCCGTCCTTCGTGATCGTCGGCGCGCCGAAGCTGCGTTCCAGCAGCACATTACGGCCCTTGGGTCCCAGCGTGACCTTGACGGCGTCGGCCAGAATGTTGACGCCCTTCACCACGCGGGCGCGCGCGTTGTCGTGAAATTGAATGTCCTTGGCACTCATTTCTAAGGCTCCTGATATGTCTATGTCTTTGGAAGACTCCTGATACCGGCTCGGGCAGCGGCGTCAAGCCGCTTTCTTCAACGTGTCGCGGGCGGGTTCCAGCACCGCCAGCACATCGTCTTCCCGCATCACCAACAGCTCCTGGCCGTCGACTTTCACGGTTTGCCCGGCGTACTTGCCGAAGAGGACGTGGTCACCCACCTTCAGTTGCAGTGGCTGCACGGCGCCGTCGCGACCGACCTTGCCGCTACCGACCGCCACGACTTCGCCCTGCTCGGGCTTTTCCGCCGCGGAATCGGGAATCACGATGCCGGATGCGGTCTTGCGTTCCTGTTCGATGCGCTTGACGATTACCCGGTCATAGAGGGGACGGATCTTCATGACTCAATCTCCTGAACAATACAGATCACCAAACACTGCGCCTCGCGGGCGCGCATCAGGATTTATGGGCAGACCCGCGCGGCTTCAAGACCCGCAAATTGCATCAAATTGCATCAACGAAGTGGCTCACCAGAGACCCAGATGCCGACCGCCTTTCCCAGCCGAAAAGTCACGCGCTTTTGCAGCTTGGCGGTGGGCGAGGCATGCACGGGACGGGGCTGCGAACGCCCTCCTTCAGCATCCACGGTGGCATCATCCGCGTCCGTCTGATTCCAGATGCCGTTCTTGCGCGGCCGGAACATCCACCGCAGATATCCTTTCCGGGCAGCCAGTTCCATCAGCGCCGAGTGATCGGGCGCTTCCAGCGCGACGCGTTCCTGCCCGCCGGGCAGATCGGAATAGTCGGCAAAGGCCCGCCGGCAGGCCACGGCTTCTTCCAGCGGCGCATTCAGGCGGCACCAACCGGGATGCGCCACGCGCTCCACGTCCCAAGCGCCCAAGCGCCATCCGGCTTCCAACACGGCTTCGTCGATTTCAGCCACGTCATTCCAGCGCTGGTTCAGCTGCAAGGCCGACGCCGCCACCGACCGCAGTGGCTGCGCAATCGCCGTCCTGTCGGGCTTGAAGCCGTGCCAGTGCAGCGTCAACAAAATAGGCGTGTCGGACTTTTGCACCGCGCTGGCGCTGACCGCGTATAGCGGCAGGCCCAGCGCGGCGATATGCGTGCGGATAGTCGTGAAGATGTCCATGAGATCTCCGTTATCGAAAAGCGGATTTCGCGTGGGGGCATGCCCATCGAACAAACATGCCTGACGAATTTATCGCTTCTTGAAATGGTGCTCAAGCGTAGAGAAAATGCCGGGACGTCCGGACGACTATCGCGGCAAGCTACGTGTCGGCCTTGGCTTGTTGCGCTCGATACTCAGGCACGGCGAGGCCGCCGACGCCCCAGTTTTCCATATCCACTTCGTCTATCACCACGAAGGTCGACGCTCGCGGCTTGCCCAACACGTCAAACAGCAGATCGCTGACGCCTTTGATCAGCGCTCGCTTCTGTTCGGGCGTTGTGGCCGTCGCGCCGGGCGCGGTGCCCTCACGAGTAACTTTGATATTTACGTAGGGCATGTTGTTCTCCTTTGAACTTGGCCTTGCCACGGGATCAGTGCTTTGGCGGCGATGTTGACGGTCAAGCGCCCGCCACCTGGCCACCATCGACATGCAGGATTTCGCCAGTCACAAAGCCGGCGTCCCCCCGATACATTACCGCCTGCGCGATATCGGCGATGTAGCCCAAACGCTTCATGGGATGCAATCCCCCCCACGCCTGATGCGTTTTGGGCGCATGCATGGGCGTCTTGATGACGCCGGGCGACACCGCCGTTGACGCGGATATCCCGGGTGGAAGCCCCGCCGCCCCCGCGTGAAATCGTGCTGCTTACACGCCGACAGGACCGCAAGGACGCGCCCATCCAGACGGTAGTGGACTACCTGCCCGAGATGTTTGGCGATAACAAGGCGTTGTTTGAAACCTGACGTTGAAACCTGCATTGAAGCCTGCGTTGCAGCCTAAAAAAATCCGCAATTTTTCCCGCCGGCCTGATTGAAGAAATCAATCAAACCCGTCTCTTGAAACCTGCAAACCCGATGCCACATTTGCGCTATGGCGGGGCCGCGCGGCTTATATAAGCCATGCCGCTGAGCCCTACGCCCGTCTGAACCAGACCTTATCGGGAGACGATCATGGCAACGTATCCATTTTTCGATAGCGGCATCAGTTCCGCCCTGGACACCCTGCAACAGCTGGACAAAATCCTGCGGTCCTCGACCGCGCCTTCCAATCTGCGATCCACCGCGCGCGGCGACTTTCCGCCCGTGAACGTGGGCGCCTGCGCCGATTCCATTGAAGTTGTGGCCTTCGTGCCCGGCGTGGACCCGGAAGCGCTTGAGGTCACCATGGAAAAAGGCCTGCTGAGCATTTCCGGCGAACGGCGCGAAGAGGAACCTGCCGGGCAAACCACCCTGTACGCCCGCGAACGCGCGCGTGGCCGCTTCAGCCGCGTGGTGGAACTGCCCAGCGACGCGGATCCCGAGAACATCCAGGCGCGCTACACCGACGGCTGCCTTTGCATCTCGATCGGCAAGCGCGAATCCGCCAAGCCGCGCCTGATCTCCGTCCAATGAACGCACGCTGACGACACAGGAGGACCATCATGGAAGAACGCAACCAACTGGCCGCCACGCGCGGCTCGGAATCTTTGGCCAAGGTCTCGAACGACAGCAACCGCCCCGCCACCCTGCCCGCCGTGGACATTTACGAGAACGCCACCGGCATTACGCTCTTGGCCGACCTGCCGGGCGTGTCCAAGGACAGGCTGTCGATCAAGGTGCAGTCGAACGAACTGCTGATCGAAGGCGAAGCGGCCGTGCAGGTGCCGGCCGAGGTGCGGCTGGTGCACAACGAGCTGCGCGAACCCCTGTTCCGCCGCAGCTTCACGCTGGGCCATGACCTGGACAAGGACCACATCACCGCCAACTTGAAGCACGGCGTGCTGACCTTGCAGATTCCGCGCCTGCGTGAAGCACAGCCCCGCAAAATCTCGGTC
It contains:
- a CDS encoding TetR/AcrR family transcriptional regulator, whose translation is MPTPPIRLTDRKRQAIVRAAVEEFRSAGFDATSMDRIAAVAGVSKRTVYNHFPSKETLFSLILEELWASSAASVALAYRPDVALDQQLRQLLMQKLDLLADPNFIDLARVAMAEIIHSPERAQAIVCRMGEKEGGETAWIRAAIQDGRLMDVDPEFAGHQLQGLVKSFAFWPQVTLGQPPLSAAERKRVADSAVEMFLGCYARRG
- a CDS encoding MBL fold metallo-hydrolase, producing the protein MTALTSCPAAQPSYPQSPQHHKGRFRNPLPRPSLGFWQGVKLMWTFFFAKPRGTVPEQTIPVRPLTLADLQAAPERSLYRLGHSTILMKLRGRYWLTDPVFSKRASPVQWAGPARFHAPPIYIEDLPPIAGVILSHNHYDHLDRAAIDKLAAKTARFITPLGVGDQLIAWGVDPARVEQLDWWQSTDVDGLRLTATPAQHFSGRGLTDTDRSLWASWVIQDADLRVFFSGDSGYFDGFKAIGNAYGPFDLTLMETGAYDKRWAFVHMQPEETLQAHLDLRGRWLLPIHNGTFDLALHAWEDPFERIAALASSKGVALTTPVMGERVAMEAPGAGTPWWRIGEAAS
- a CDS encoding NAD(P)/FAD-dependent oxidoreductase encodes the protein MLRLTEIKLPLNHTPEELPAAILKKLGIPASDLHGFTIFLRSYDARKKHNILLTYTLDIDVENEAALLARFHDDRHVKPTPDTEYKFVAQAPATLAKRPIVIGTGPCGLFAGLVLAQMGFKPIILERGKAVRERTKDTWGLWRKRILNPESNVQFGEGGAGTFSDGKLYSQIKDPKHYGEKVLKEFVLAGAPEEILYVSKPHIGTFRLVGMVEVMRDTITKLGGEVRFSSKVETLQRENGQVTGVTLASGEHIEADHVVLAIGHSARDTFQMLHDQGVYMEAKPFSIGFRIEHPQSLIDKARFGPSAGHPILGAADYKLVHHASNGRSVYSFCMCPGGTVVAATSEPNRVVTNGMSQYSRNERNANAGIVVGISPEQDYPEHVLAGVDFQRKWESQAFVLGGETYSAPGQLVGDFIAGKASTEFGSVLPSYTPGVHLTDLATALPDFAITAIREALPAFDKTIKGFGMHDAVLTGVETRTSSPVRIKRDNDTLQSLNTKGLFPAGEGAGYAGGILSAGVDGIKIAEAVALSIMGRQG
- the groL gene encoding chaperonin GroEL (60 kDa chaperone family; promotes refolding of misfolded polypeptides especially under stressful conditions; forms two stacked rings of heptamers to form a barrel-shaped 14mer; ends can be capped by GroES; misfolded proteins enter the barrel where they are refolded when GroES binds); this translates as MSAKDIQFHDNARARVVKGVNILADAVKVTLGPKGRNVLLERSFGAPTITKDGVSVAKEIELKDKFENMGAQIVKQVASKTAGVAGDGTTTATVLAQAIVQEGMKYVASGMNPMDLKRGVDQAVQAVVENLKTLSKPISTSKEIAQVASLSANSDETIGQIIAQAMDKVGREGVITVEDGKSLDNELDVVEGMQFDRGYLSPYFVTDPEKQVAQLDEPLVLLHDKKISNIRDLLPVLEIAAKAGKPLMIVAEDVDGEALATLVVNSIRGVLKVVAVKAPGFGDRRRAMLEDIAILTGATVISDETGMQLEKTTLEQLGGAQRVEVRKEASVIIGGAGKQADIEARVAVLRKQVDEATSDYDREKLQERVAKLAGGVAVIKVGAATEVEMKEKKDRVDDALHATRAAVEEGIVPGGGVALLRARTAIHGLKGANADQDAGIRIVLRALEAPLRAIVTNAGDEPSVIVAKVLEGKGNHGYDAATGNYGDLVELGVIDPTKVTRTALQNAASIAGLILTTDATVAQLPEESKAPAAPSPEMSF
- the groES gene encoding co-chaperone GroES, which translates into the protein MKIRPLYDRVIVKRIEQERKTASGIVIPDSAAEKPEQGEVVAVGSGKVGRDGAVQPLQLKVGDHVLFGKYAGQTVKVDGQELLVMREDDVLAVLEPARDTLKKAA
- a CDS encoding diguanylate cyclase; its protein translation is MDIFTTIRTHIAALGLPLYAVSASAVQKSDTPILLTLHWHGFKPDRTAIAQPLRSVAASALQLNQRWNDVAEIDEAVLEAGWRLGAWDVERVAHPGWCRLNAPLEEAVACRRAFADYSDLPGGQERVALEAPDHSALMELAARKGYLRWMFRPRKNGIWNQTDADDATVDAEGGRSQPRPVHASPTAKLQKRVTFRLGKAVGIWVSGEPLR
- a CDS encoding tautomerase family protein, which encodes MPYVNIKVTREGTAPGATATTPEQKRALIKGVSDLLFDVLGKPRASTFVVIDEVDMENWGVGGLAVPEYRAQQAKADT
- a CDS encoding SDR family oxidoreductase codes for the protein MHAPKTHQAWGGLHPMKRLGYIADIAQAVMYRGDAGFVTGEILHVDGGQVAGA
- a CDS encoding Hsp20/alpha crystallin family protein is translated as MATYPFFDSGISSALDTLQQLDKILRSSTAPSNLRSTARGDFPPVNVGACADSIEVVAFVPGVDPEALEVTMEKGLLSISGERREEEPAGQTTLYARERARGRFSRVVELPSDADPENIQARYTDGCLCISIGKRESAKPRLISVQ
- a CDS encoding Hsp20/alpha crystallin family protein — its product is MEERNQLAATRGSESLAKVSNDSNRPATLPAVDIYENATGITLLADLPGVSKDRLSIKVQSNELLIEGEAAVQVPAEVRLVHNELREPLFRRSFTLGHDLDKDHITANLKHGVLTLQIPRLREAQPRKISVTVS